One region of Flavobacterium sp. GSB-24 genomic DNA includes:
- a CDS encoding DUF2805 domain-containing protein, which produces MKKSNRKELTWEQTEKLVSLALEERNPFEIIKKEFGLAEKEVLEIMKKKMPLEKFEMWKKKAVANKPKPKPVKIDDFDEDLDGKYYIKNKLD; this is translated from the coding sequence ATGAAAAAGAGTAACCGTAAAGAATTGACTTGGGAGCAAACTGAAAAACTTGTTTCGTTAGCTTTAGAAGAAAGAAATCCATTCGAAATTATAAAAAAAGAATTTGGATTAGCAGAAAAAGAAGTCTTGGAGATCATGAAGAAGAAAATGCCTCTTGAAAAATTTGAAATGTGGAAAAAGAAGGCAGTAGCAAACAAACCAAAACCAAAACCAGTAAAAATAGATGATTTTGATGAAGATTTGGACGGAAAATATTATATAAAAAATAAACTAGACTAA
- a CDS encoding sterol desaturase family protein, with protein sequence MNEIISYFSTIPSSHRSLILVGGITIFWLIENSFPLFRMQYKKWSHAGINFFFTFTTIVVNFILAFILIRTAAWTIEHNFGLLQWLPKMPIWLYTIIGLLLLDLIGAYLAHLVEHKVKFLWQFHLVHHTDTWIDTTTANRHHPGESVVRFIFTTLGVLIIGTPMWMVFLYQSLSVIASQFNHANISLPEKLDVFLSYFIVSPNMHKVHHHYVLPYTDSNYGNIFSVWDRIFGTFTYLPKEQLIYGVDTHMQPEENNQLKNLLKIPFQKSRSFKNS encoded by the coding sequence ATGAACGAAATTATTTCTTACTTCAGTACGATTCCATCTTCTCATAGAAGTTTGATTCTAGTTGGCGGTATAACCATTTTCTGGTTGATTGAAAACTCTTTTCCGCTGTTCCGAATGCAATACAAAAAATGGTCACATGCGGGAATAAATTTCTTTTTTACCTTCACAACTATTGTTGTCAATTTTATTTTAGCATTTATTCTAATTAGAACCGCCGCATGGACAATTGAACATAATTTTGGTCTTTTGCAATGGCTTCCTAAAATGCCAATCTGGCTTTATACCATAATTGGTTTATTGCTTCTCGATTTAATTGGTGCTTATTTAGCACATTTAGTAGAACATAAAGTAAAATTTCTTTGGCAGTTTCACTTGGTGCATCATACCGATACTTGGATCGATACCACGACTGCGAACAGACATCATCCTGGCGAAAGCGTTGTTCGTTTTATATTTACCACTTTAGGAGTTTTAATAATCGGAACACCAATGTGGATGGTATTTCTTTATCAATCTTTATCAGTTATCGCTTCCCAATTTAACCACGCCAATATTTCCCTTCCAGAAAAATTAGATGTTTTCTTGAGTTATTTTATTGTTTCTCCCAATATGCATAAAGTACATCATCATTACGTGCTGCCGTACACGGACAGTAATTATGGAAATATTTTTTCTGTTTGGGACAGAATTTTCGGAACTTTTACTTATCTGCCCAAAGAACAACTTATTTATGGCGTAGATACACATATGCAGCCTGAGGAAAACAATCAATTGAAGAATCTGCTAAAAATTCCATTTCAAAAATCAAGATCTTTCAAAAACAGTTAA
- the aqpZ gene encoding aquaporin Z, with protein MKKLFAEFFGTYWLVFGGCGSAIFAAGYPELGIGFAGVALAFGLTVVAMAYAVGHISGGHFNPAVSFGLWAGGKLPIKDLIPYIIAQCIGAIAAAGTLYTIASGKAGFVIDNTKAGAFASNGFGAFSPDGYSLQAAFIAEFVLTLFFILIILGATDKFANSNFCGIAIGLTLTVIHLVSIPITNTSVNPARSLSQAIFTGGEPLSQVWLFWAAPILGAIAAGFIYKNLLQQEGEPEKIVL; from the coding sequence ATGAAAAAATTATTTGCAGAGTTCTTTGGGACTTATTGGCTTGTTTTTGGAGGCTGTGGAAGTGCCATATTTGCTGCCGGTTATCCAGAATTAGGAATCGGTTTTGCCGGTGTTGCACTTGCTTTTGGTCTAACAGTAGTGGCAATGGCTTATGCAGTTGGACACATTTCTGGAGGACATTTTAATCCTGCAGTTTCTTTTGGATTATGGGCAGGAGGAAAACTTCCAATTAAAGATCTTATCCCATATATAATAGCTCAATGTATTGGAGCTATAGCTGCAGCTGGTACATTGTATACAATCGCTTCTGGAAAAGCTGGTTTCGTAATTGACAACACTAAAGCTGGAGCATTTGCATCAAATGGTTTTGGAGCGTTTTCTCCTGACGGCTATTCTTTACAAGCTGCTTTTATTGCCGAATTTGTTCTTACCTTGTTCTTTATTTTAATTATTCTTGGTGCAACAGACAAATTTGCTAATAGTAATTTTTGCGGTATTGCGATTGGTTTAACACTAACTGTAATCCATTTAGTTAGTATTCCAATTACAAATACTTCCGTAAATCCTGCGAGATCACTTTCTCAAGCAATATTTACAGGAGGCGAACCATTATCTCAAGTCTGGCTTTTTTGGGCAGCTCCAATTTTGGGTGCAATAGCAGCAGGATTTATCTACAAGAATTTATTACAGCAAGAGGGCGAACCCGAAAAAATAGTTTTATAA
- a CDS encoding DoxX family protein, whose product MSLPWHLYLMALLYILAGINHFRKPGMYIRIIPPAFKNPKLINNLSGAAEIILGILLILPATKTFAAWGIIALLIAVFPANIYMFLNKKAGFGLPLWILFVRLPLQIVLIYWAYQYTL is encoded by the coding sequence ATGAGTTTACCCTGGCATTTATATTTAATGGCTTTATTGTATATACTTGCTGGAATTAATCATTTTAGAAAACCTGGAATGTACATAAGAATCATTCCACCCGCATTTAAAAACCCAAAATTAATAAATAATTTAAGCGGAGCTGCCGAGATCATTTTAGGCATTCTCCTGATTTTACCTGCCACAAAAACTTTCGCCGCCTGGGGAATTATAGCTTTACTGATCGCTGTTTTTCCTGCAAATATCTACATGTTTCTAAATAAAAAAGCAGGTTTTGGTTTACCATTATGGATTTTATTTGTACGTTTGCCCTTACAAATTGTTTTAATTTATTGGGCTTACCAGTATACATTATAA
- a CDS encoding DMT family transporter, translated as MSQNNVLKGVFLVALGATTYGMLATFVKMAYSEGYTTAEVTTSQFIYGITGILLINLFQRIKNKNQAVKATPKNIFSLMLAGTSLGMTSLFYYLAVKFIPVSIGIVLLMQTVWMGVLLEMILEKKLPSKQKVIAVLIVLFGTVLATNIINNDIQLDWRGLVWGILAAASFTTTMFTANRVATEISSAQRSLYMLLGGSIIVFSFAFATQVTAFNFEIFLKWGIVLALFGTIIPPMLMNIGFPLTGIGLGSIVSALELPVSVMMAYVLLNEKVIFSQWVGIVLIILAIIIMNVNFKSKK; from the coding sequence ATGTCGCAAAATAATGTATTAAAAGGTGTTTTTCTAGTAGCTTTAGGCGCAACAACATATGGAATGCTGGCTACTTTTGTAAAAATGGCTTATTCTGAAGGATATACAACCGCAGAAGTTACGACCTCACAATTTATTTATGGAATTACAGGAATTTTATTAATCAATCTTTTTCAAAGGATAAAAAATAAAAATCAAGCTGTAAAAGCAACTCCAAAAAATATTTTCAGTTTAATGCTTGCAGGAACTTCATTAGGAATGACAAGTTTATTTTACTATTTGGCTGTAAAATTTATTCCAGTTTCTATCGGGATCGTTTTACTAATGCAGACTGTTTGGATGGGCGTTTTATTAGAAATGATTTTAGAAAAAAAACTCCCTTCTAAACAAAAAGTCATTGCAGTTTTGATTGTGCTTTTTGGAACTGTTTTAGCGACAAATATCATTAACAATGACATACAACTAGACTGGAGAGGTTTGGTTTGGGGAATCTTGGCCGCTGCGTCTTTTACCACAACTATGTTTACTGCAAATCGTGTTGCTACAGAAATTTCATCTGCTCAAAGAAGTCTTTATATGCTTTTAGGCGGTTCTATTATTGTTTTTTCATTTGCCTTTGCAACTCAGGTTACCGCATTTAATTTCGAAATTTTCTTAAAATGGGGAATTGTGCTGGCTTTATTTGGCACCATAATTCCGCCTATGTTAATGAATATTGGTTTTCCTCTTACTGGTATAGGACTTGGAAGTATTGTTTCTGCCTTAGAATTACCCGTTTCTGTGATGATGGCGTACGTTTTATTGAATGAAAAAGTTATCTTCTCTCAATGGGTTGGAATCGTTTTAATTATACTTGCAATAATCATTATGAACGTAAATTTCAAGTCAAAAAAATAG
- a CDS encoding peptidylprolyl isomerase: MKFKFLFLFCLAIVNIQAQTKKPAAKPAAKAKTTTAAKPAAKPNTNPNEGIFATISTSKGDIVVSLEYTKAPVTVANFITLAEGKNPYVKVEKLKGKPFYDGLKFHRVINDFMIQGGDPQGTGAGDPGYSFKDEFVAELKFEKGGVLAMANSGPATNGSQFFITHKDTPWLNGKHTIFGHVVSGMDNVNKIVQDDIMNKITITRKGAAAKKFDAVKVFSDEMKKGEAKKEEAKKVVAAKAAYFTATKAKATATASGLKYVITKKGTGVKGAEGSNIYFHYAGYFEDGTLFDSSIAEVAKAYGKYDANRDAQGGYKAFPFTVGKKDGMIPGFIEALDMMTDGEKAIFFLPSNLAYGEKGAGGVIPPNATLVFEIETYQNQPTK, from the coding sequence ATGAAGTTTAAATTTTTATTTTTATTTTGCTTAGCAATAGTTAATATTCAGGCTCAAACTAAAAAGCCCGCAGCGAAACCTGCAGCCAAAGCAAAAACAACAACTGCAGCAAAACCTGCTGCTAAGCCAAATACAAATCCTAACGAAGGGATTTTTGCTACAATTTCAACTTCAAAAGGAGATATTGTTGTTTCGTTAGAATACACAAAAGCACCTGTAACAGTTGCCAACTTTATCACTTTGGCAGAAGGTAAAAATCCTTATGTAAAAGTGGAAAAATTAAAAGGAAAGCCATTTTATGATGGTTTAAAATTCCATAGAGTAATTAACGATTTTATGATTCAAGGTGGTGATCCGCAGGGAACTGGGGCTGGAGATCCAGGATATTCATTTAAAGATGAATTTGTTGCAGAATTGAAATTTGAAAAAGGCGGTGTCTTGGCAATGGCAAATTCTGGACCTGCTACAAACGGAAGCCAATTTTTCATTACACATAAAGACACGCCATGGTTAAACGGTAAACATACTATTTTTGGTCATGTAGTTTCTGGAATGGACAATGTCAATAAAATTGTTCAAGATGATATCATGAACAAGATTACCATTACACGCAAAGGCGCAGCAGCAAAAAAGTTTGATGCTGTAAAAGTTTTTAGTGACGAAATGAAAAAAGGTGAAGCTAAAAAAGAAGAGGCTAAAAAAGTAGTTGCTGCCAAAGCTGCTTATTTTACTGCAACAAAAGCAAAAGCTACAGCAACTGCATCTGGTTTAAAATATGTTATTACCAAAAAAGGAACTGGTGTAAAAGGCGCTGAAGGTTCAAATATCTACTTTCATTATGCTGGATACTTCGAAGATGGTACTTTATTCGACAGCAGTATTGCTGAAGTTGCAAAAGCTTACGGTAAGTATGATGCAAACAGAGATGCACAAGGTGGATACAAAGCTTTTCCTTTTACAGTTGGTAAAAAAGACGGAATGATTCCTGGTTTTATTGAAGCTCTTGATATGATGACAGACGGAGAAAAAGCTATTTTCTTTCTTCCTTCTAACTTAGCGTATGGCGAAAAAGGAGCTGGCGGCGTAATTCCTCCAAATGCAACTTTAGTTTTTGAAATTGAAACTTATCAAAATCAGCCAACTAAATAA
- a CDS encoding peptidylprolyl isomerase, with the protein MKKIILLLLIAVSSFYSCKDDHSNLPDGLYADIETNKGHIIVELDYKKAPITVANFVTLAEGKNEFVTHENLKKKPFFDGLKFHRVIESFMIQTGDPLGTGSGDTGYKFKDEFSDLKFDKAGVLAMANNGPGTNSSQFFITHVETPWLDNKHTIFGHVVGAKDQEVVNKVVQGDNIVSVTIIRNGEAAKKFDAVKVFHDYFAEIAKEQSKYAGVQKEKVAYYASIKPKVTKTTSGLEYFITEKGTGKKPAAGTQVYIAYAGFLEDGTLFDTSIEDVAKQFGKFDPARAEAKAYQPIQFKAGSKNGLIPGFIEGLEQLSFGDKAILFIPSHLAYGETGAGGVIPPNANIIFEVQLLEKQ; encoded by the coding sequence ATGAAAAAGATTATTTTATTATTACTAATAGCCGTTAGCTCATTTTATTCTTGTAAAGACGATCACAGTAATCTGCCAGATGGTTTGTATGCCGATATCGAAACAAACAAAGGCCATATTATTGTTGAACTTGATTACAAAAAAGCACCAATTACTGTTGCTAACTTTGTGACTTTGGCTGAAGGTAAAAACGAATTTGTAACGCATGAAAATTTAAAAAAGAAACCTTTTTTTGATGGTTTAAAATTCCATAGAGTTATAGAAAGCTTCATGATTCAAACCGGAGATCCTTTAGGAACTGGTTCTGGAGATACTGGATATAAGTTCAAAGACGAATTCTCAGATTTAAAATTTGACAAAGCTGGTGTATTAGCAATGGCAAATAACGGACCTGGAACAAACAGCAGCCAGTTTTTCATCACACACGTAGAAACTCCTTGGTTAGATAACAAACACACTATTTTTGGTCATGTTGTGGGTGCAAAAGATCAAGAAGTTGTAAACAAAGTAGTTCAAGGTGATAATATCGTTTCTGTAACTATTATTAGAAATGGTGAAGCGGCTAAAAAGTTCGATGCTGTAAAAGTATTTCATGACTATTTTGCAGAAATCGCAAAAGAACAAAGCAAATATGCAGGAGTTCAGAAAGAAAAAGTAGCTTACTATGCTTCTATTAAACCAAAAGTTACTAAAACAACAAGCGGTTTAGAATATTTTATTACTGAAAAAGGGACGGGCAAAAAACCTGCAGCAGGAACTCAAGTATATATTGCTTACGCTGGTTTTCTTGAAGACGGAACTTTATTTGACACAAGCATAGAAGATGTTGCCAAACAATTTGGAAAATTTGATCCTGCAAGAGCTGAAGCAAAAGCATATCAGCCAATTCAATTTAAAGCCGGAAGTAAGAATGGTTTAATACCTGGTTTTATCGAAGGACTTGAGCAGCTTTCTTTTGGCGATAAAGCAATTCTTTTTATTCCATCTCATTTAGCATACGGAGAAACTGGCGCAGGAGGTGTAATTCCGCCAAATGCAAATATTATTTTCGAAGTTCAATTATTAGAGAAACAATAA
- the gldI gene encoding gliding motility-associated peptidyl-prolyl isomerase GldI, which produces MNYLKLSIYSLLFAVLLISCKHHEEARRPISNASGTFMKKSADRNKKLVANEEDVIKKIIKSNPKVKYYATPKGYWFYYDEKNAAETASPRKGDIAYYNLEVKDIKGNIIYSDSDLGPQTYYVDKQDIMMGLRDGIKRMHKNETVTFLFPSHMAYGYHGDNKKIGTNESLMVTVTLRNFVPDPAQTNAPAQTNASAQTTAVAPAGQAPKTTTPKPAAPKPAAPIKKDTLTP; this is translated from the coding sequence ATGAATTACCTAAAACTTAGCATTTATAGTTTGCTTTTTGCTGTTTTGTTAATCAGCTGTAAGCATCATGAAGAAGCCAGAAGACCTATTTCCAACGCTTCAGGAACATTCATGAAAAAATCTGCAGATCGAAATAAGAAATTAGTGGCTAATGAAGAAGATGTCATTAAGAAAATAATAAAAAGCAATCCGAAAGTAAAATACTATGCCACTCCAAAAGGGTATTGGTTTTATTATGATGAAAAAAATGCTGCAGAAACTGCATCACCAAGAAAAGGCGATATTGCTTATTATAATTTAGAAGTTAAAGATATAAAAGGCAATATAATTTATTCTGATTCTGACCTTGGTCCGCAGACTTATTATGTAGACAAACAAGACATTATGATGGGACTTCGCGACGGAATTAAGAGAATGCATAAAAATGAAACTGTGACATTTTTATTTCCATCGCATATGGCTTATGGTTATCATGGAGACAACAAAAAAATTGGTACAAATGAATCTTTGATGGTTACCGTTACATTGAGAAATTTTGTTCCAGATCCAGCTCAAACTAATGCTCCTGCGCAGACTAATGCTTCTGCTCAAACTACTGCTGTAGCTCCAGCAGGACAAGCTCCTAAAACAACAACACCGAAACCTGCAGCTCCAAAACCTGCAGCTCCAATAAAAAAAGATACATTAACTCCATAA
- a CDS encoding bifunctional oligoribonuclease/PAP phosphatase NrnA produces the protein MKIQDIQAIQLLLATPKKIVIIPHRGPDGDAMGSTLALYHFLIKNNHQATVIAPNDFPNFLAWLPGSETVKIFEKDTENCTKILEEAEIVFTLDFNAFHRTGEMEHTLAKLNAIFIMIDHHQKPDDYATYTYSDPSYGSTCEMVYNFITFLNKKEDIDKTIATCIYTGILTDSGSFRFPGTTGNTHRIIAELIDLGVENTQIPVLLFDNSSFSRLQLLGRALQNMKIFEEHKTSYMTLTQEELDSFNYVKGDTEGIVNYGLSIKDIVFTAIFIENKDEGIIKISFRSQGGFDVNQFARDHFNGGGHSNAAGGRSEVSMEETVKKFEDLVKKLTL, from the coding sequence ATGAAAATACAAGACATTCAAGCGATTCAGTTATTACTCGCCACTCCAAAAAAAATCGTCATCATTCCGCATAGAGGACCAGATGGTGATGCAATGGGTTCAACATTAGCTTTATACCATTTTTTAATTAAAAATAATCATCAGGCAACAGTAATTGCTCCAAATGATTTTCCTAATTTTTTAGCTTGGCTTCCAGGATCAGAAACTGTAAAAATATTCGAAAAAGACACCGAAAACTGCACTAAGATTTTAGAAGAAGCAGAAATCGTTTTTACGCTTGATTTTAATGCTTTTCATCGTACAGGCGAAATGGAGCATACTTTAGCAAAGCTAAATGCTATTTTCATAATGATCGATCATCATCAAAAACCTGATGATTATGCCACTTATACCTATTCTGACCCTTCATATGGTTCTACCTGCGAAATGGTTTACAACTTTATCACTTTCTTAAACAAAAAAGAAGATATTGACAAAACCATCGCGACTTGTATTTACACAGGAATTTTAACCGATTCAGGCTCATTCCGTTTCCCTGGAACAACAGGAAACACTCATAGAATTATCGCTGAATTAATTGATCTGGGTGTAGAAAACACACAGATTCCAGTTTTATTATTTGACAATAGTTCCTTCAGCAGATTACAACTGTTAGGCCGAGCTTTACAGAATATGAAAATATTCGAAGAGCATAAAACTTCTTATATGACGTTAACACAAGAAGAACTAGATTCTTTTAATTATGTTAAAGGTGATACAGAAGGAATTGTTAATTATGGCTTGAGTATAAAAGATATTGTTTTTACTGCTATTTTTATCGAAAATAAAGACGAAGGAATAATTAAAATTTCATTCCGCTCGCAGGGAGGTTTTGATGTAAACCAATTTGCAAGAGATCATTTTAACGGCGGCGGACACAGCAATGCAGCCGGCGGAAGATCTGAAGTTTCGATGGAAGAAACTGTAAAGAAATTTGAAGATTTAGTAAAAAAACTAACACTATAG
- a CDS encoding voltage-gated chloride channel family protein: MTLNLKETLLSIPKWIIICALIGIFSGSASALFLVSLEWVTQFRMQHDWIIWLLPFGGFLVGLSYYYWGESVVKGNNLLLEEYENPKKVIPFRMAPLVLFGTLITHLFGGSAGREGTAVQMGGAIADQFTKIFKLDNSERKILIILGISAGFASVFGTPLAGAIFALEVLYFSKINLKSTVLSFLVAYAAYFTVEFWKIKHTHYSIPIIPELSFNNIIFTIIVGILSGFAALLFARSTHFWGSLFSKNIKYPPLRPVIGGVILAIAFAGFGLTKFSGLGVPVIVDSFSNTSEWYDFLFKILFTGFTLGAGFKGGEVTPLFFVGATLGSALSIVIPMPIALLAGIGFVAVFSGATHTPIACTIMGMELFGIAPGIFIAIACTIAYFSSGSIGIYKSQIVKGAKYKLYQRLNSNF, from the coding sequence ATGACTTTAAACCTAAAAGAAACATTATTATCTATTCCAAAATGGATTATAATTTGTGCTTTAATAGGTATATTTTCAGGATCTGCATCGGCCTTATTTTTGGTTTCTTTAGAATGGGTAACACAATTTAGAATGCAGCATGATTGGATTATCTGGCTGTTGCCTTTCGGCGGATTTCTAGTTGGATTGAGTTACTATTATTGGGGAGAATCTGTAGTTAAAGGAAATAATTTACTTCTTGAAGAGTACGAAAATCCTAAAAAAGTTATTCCGTTTAGAATGGCACCTTTAGTTCTATTTGGAACATTAATTACCCATTTATTTGGAGGTTCTGCCGGCAGAGAAGGAACGGCAGTACAAATGGGAGGCGCAATTGCCGATCAATTCACCAAAATTTTTAAATTAGATAATTCCGAACGCAAAATTCTTATCATTCTTGGAATCAGTGCTGGTTTTGCTTCTGTTTTCGGAACGCCTTTGGCAGGTGCCATTTTTGCTTTAGAAGTCTTATATTTTAGCAAAATTAATCTTAAAAGCACTGTACTTTCTTTTTTAGTCGCCTACGCTGCTTATTTCACAGTAGAATTCTGGAAAATTAAACATACACATTACAGCATTCCTATTATTCCAGAACTTAGTTTCAACAACATTATTTTCACCATAATTGTTGGAATTCTTTCTGGATTTGCCGCACTATTATTCGCAAGAAGTACTCATTTTTGGGGTTCGCTTTTTTCCAAAAACATTAAATATCCGCCGCTTCGTCCCGTTATTGGCGGCGTAATTTTAGCGATAGCTTTTGCAGGTTTTGGACTTACCAAATTTTCAGGATTGGGAGTTCCTGTAATTGTAGATTCGTTTTCGAATACAAGTGAATGGTATGATTTTCTGTTTAAAATTCTTTTCACAGGATTTACTTTAGGAGCTGGATTTAAAGGCGGAGAAGTAACTCCTCTATTCTTTGTTGGTGCAACTTTAGGAAGCGCATTATCAATAGTAATTCCAATGCCAATTGCTCTTTTAGCCGGAATCGGATTTGTTGCTGTTTTCTCTGGAGCAACCCACACTCCTATTGCCTGCACTATTATGGGCATGGAATTATTCGGAATTGCTCCTGGAATATTTATTGCAATTGCCTGCACAATTGCCTATTTTTCTTCGGGTTCTATCGGAATTTATAAATCGCAGATTGTTAAGGGAGCTAAATATAAATTATATCAAAGGTTAAATTCCAATTTTTAA
- a CDS encoding RidA family protein, which produces MKRENILTGSPWEDKMGYCRAVRIGNIIEVSGTVAIVDGDKVKEDDAYAQTYNILERVEKVLEDLNVSMKDVIRTRIFTTDVSTFEEVARAHSAFFRDVKPTTGFYGINQLVAPEYLVEIEFTAVVQ; this is translated from the coding sequence ATGAAAAGAGAAAACATCTTAACTGGATCTCCGTGGGAAGACAAAATGGGATATTGCCGCGCAGTAAGAATTGGTAATATTATTGAAGTTTCTGGAACTGTAGCAATTGTTGATGGTGATAAAGTAAAAGAAGATGATGCTTATGCTCAAACTTATAATATATTAGAGCGAGTTGAAAAAGTTTTAGAGGATCTAAATGTCAGCATGAAAGATGTTATTAGAACAAGAATTTTCACAACCGACGTTTCAACTTTTGAAGAAGTAGCCAGAGCACATTCTGCTTTTTTTAGAGATGTAAAACCAACAACCGGATTTTACGGAATCAATCAATTAGTTGCACCGGAGTATTTGGTGGAAATAGAATTCACTGCTGTTGTGCAGTAA
- a CDS encoding chaperone modulator CbpM, producing the protein MKNKNLIQIKQFCLYHEIENTFITELNNYGLIQIISEEDDEYLEPEQLPTVEKMIRMHYDLKINLEGIDAIAHLLNKIENLQQSLNTAHNKLRLYEERHID; encoded by the coding sequence ATGAAAAATAAAAATTTAATCCAGATAAAGCAGTTTTGTTTGTATCACGAAATTGAAAATACTTTTATAACTGAACTTAACAACTATGGTTTAATCCAAATTATTAGCGAAGAAGACGATGAATATTTGGAGCCTGAGCAGCTGCCAACGGTCGAAAAAATGATTCGCATGCATTACGACCTCAAAATTAATCTGGAAGGAATCGATGCCATAGCCCACTTATTAAACAAGATAGAAAACTTACAGCAGAGTCTAAATACGGCACACAACAAACTTCGTCTTTACGAAGAAAGACATATCGACTAA
- a CDS encoding J domain-containing protein, with protein sequence MDYIDYYKVLDVTKSATEAEIKKAYRKLARKYHPDLNPNDKEAEKKFKEINEANEVLSNPENRKKYDKYGKDWKHADEFEKAGYDPNQQQSRRQTSSQYSDSDFSGFGGGDFSGSDFSDFFNSMYGGGRSRSQSKYRGQDFNAELELDLKSAYTTHKQSLTVNGKNIRITIPAGVENGQIIKIPNHGGPGVNGGPNGDLFITFSIANNSEFKREGNNLYTDAPLDLYTAVLGGETYINTFDGKVKIKVPAETQPGTKVKLKGKGFPVYKKENQFGDLYITYTIKVPTKLSDKEKELFEELAKLRSHEK encoded by the coding sequence ATGGATTATATCGATTATTACAAAGTATTAGATGTTACAAAATCTGCGACCGAAGCAGAGATCAAAAAAGCATATAGAAAACTGGCCAGAAAATACCATCCCGATTTAAATCCGAATGATAAAGAAGCCGAAAAAAAGTTCAAAGAAATTAATGAAGCTAATGAAGTTTTAAGTAATCCTGAAAACCGAAAAAAATACGACAAATACGGTAAAGACTGGAAACATGCTGATGAATTTGAAAAAGCGGGTTACGATCCTAATCAGCAGCAAAGCAGACGACAAACCAGTTCTCAATATTCTGATAGTGATTTCTCAGGTTTTGGAGGCGGCGATTTCTCTGGAAGTGATTTTTCAGATTTTTTCAATTCGATGTATGGCGGAGGCAGAAGCAGATCGCAGTCTAAATATAGAGGACAGGATTTTAATGCCGAACTAGAATTAGATCTCAAATCGGCTTACACCACACATAAGCAGAGCTTAACGGTAAACGGAAAAAATATCAGAATTACTATTCCAGCCGGAGTTGAAAATGGCCAGATTATAAAAATTCCAAATCATGGCGGACCTGGTGTAAACGGCGGTCCAAATGGTGATTTATTTATCACTTTTTCTATTGCCAACAATTCAGAATTTAAAAGAGAGGGCAACAATTTGTATACCGATGCACCGCTTGATTTGTATACTGCGGTTTTAGGAGGTGAAACGTACATCAACACTTTTGACGGAAAAGTAAAAATCAAAGTTCCTGCAGAAACACAGCCGGGAACGAAAGTAAAACTGAAAGGAAAAGGTTTTCCTGTTTACAAAAAAGAAAATCAATTTGGTGATTTGTATATTACTTATACGATAAAAGTTCCAACAAAATTGTCGGATAAAGAGAAAGAATTATTTGAAGAATTAGCAAAACTAAGAAGTCATGAAAAATAA